In the genome of Raphanus sativus cultivar WK10039 chromosome 4, ASM80110v3, whole genome shotgun sequence, one region contains:
- the LOC108838935 gene encoding uncharacterized protein LOC108838935: MEATLISSPASTSSLRFNPLVFSPNKMTTWRTHKKKKMNVSAAASSGKDHYYRGGRLVDENMIVLRKRIHEMKMVERNYEPPSHWMDWEKRSYSSYDSAICYSVGLLQSFFMNSRPTVAIATLLLLLVSVPVSSSVLAFGLLDLLH, from the coding sequence ATGGAAGCTACACTGATCTCTTCACCAGCATCGACTTCATCACTCCGGTTCAACCCATTAGTGTTTTCTCCGAATAAAATGACGACGTGGAGGacacacaagaagaagaagatgaacgtTTCTGCTGCTGCGTCTTCAGGGAAGGACCATTACTACAGAGGAGGGAGATTAGTGGACGAGAACATGATAGTCCTGAGGAAACGCATCCACGAGATGAAGATGGTTGAGCGAAACTACGAGCCGCCTTCTCACTGGATGGATTGGGAGAAGCGTTCCTACAGCAGCTACGACTCTGCGATCTGCTATTCTGTTGGTCTTCTCCAGAGCTTTTTCATGAACTCTCGCCCCACTGTTGCAATCGCAACGCTGCTTCTCCTTCTTGTCAGCGTTCCCGTTTCTTCCTCTGTTCTTGCGTTTGGCCTTCTTGACCTCCTCCACTAG